One Callospermophilus lateralis isolate mCalLat2 chromosome 13, mCalLat2.hap1, whole genome shotgun sequence genomic window, TCCATATTGCTTGGGAAAGTAATAATTGATATTTTCTCTGtttcttaaacattttatttCCAAATGCTACACTGATGAAAAAATTAATGATGGTGATAAACACTGAAAGCTACATAACTGCTTGTTTGTGGTGTACATAATCACCTCTGTGAAGAGAGCTCTGGGGAGGTtggagatgtatctcagtggtagaacacctgctTAGCATTcacaggtcctgggttcaatctccagagccaaaacaataaaaattataaaatgaaaaacaagagctctgggaatttaggaATTCAACTTTAcctaaaagtcttttgttaatcaCAAGGAGTTTTAATAATGGTGTCAAGTATGTAAGGATTCAGAATATTTATACAGATTGTATAGACTGTATAGTTCTTTAACACAAGGTCAAATCATGTGAGCACTAGAGGGTTCTTTTCTCATGCACTTGAAGAATGAAGTGTGCAGAAGGTGAGAATTCAGCAGCAAATTTGGTAGAAGCAAGCAAGGAAAGCTCCTACATCATGGGAGGATACCCTTGATGACTGTCTTGTGGTTTTTATACTGCTTTGATGAGGAATTAATCTTTCTTTGGAAATTTTTTCTTAATTGTTCCCTTTTTCTGACTTGGTTGAAGGCATAAAAATTTTTGAGAGACGGGGagaggtactggggatcaaactcagggacaCTGAACCGCTGAACCACATACCCAGtcctattatgtattttattttgagacagggtctcactgagttgcttagtaccttgcctttgctgaggctggctttgaactcgtaattCTCTTgtttttcagccttccaagtcgcaggtattataggcatgtgctactacGCTCAGAAAAGGTATACAATTTTAATTACTTGTTCCCATAATGGGATGgtttaatatgtttttttaacCTCAGTTTGTCCTGTACTTGTTCCTTAAAAGAATTGCTTGGGTTCAAAACAATTTTGGGGGATTGACTAATGTTAGGGTAATCAAGGTAGCCTGGGGCAACAACAGAATGTATGGGCATCTAAGCCTGAGTGAAGCCTTCTAGCCAagcaaccaaaaacaaacaaacaaacaaacaaacaaaaaaaaaacaaaaacaaaaacaagctttAAACTAGGGTTTTAATTTGGTGTGGTGGGATCTTGTTCTCTGAGGCCCTTATTTCTATCTCTTGCCTCAGATTCATGGAACTTCAAATGTCTTAGACAAGAGTTAATTCCTTGTGTAAGATATTAGGTACTGTAGATATAGTGCTTAAAATCTTATTTGTCCTGTTAGTTTCTGCCTTCAAGTTTCTGAATCAGTTTGATCAACTGGAAGatacaattttaatttcttcatcCTTTTACTCATTTAATAAACAATTATTAACTGCAAACCTTATTACTTATTCCCATGAGTGACTTtatgataaagcaagtgtttcagTAACAGAATTGTTGACATTTTGGGCTGGATCATTTTTGGTTGAAGGTAGGTGCTGATCTATGCTTTATATTTAGcagcatccttcctccattttgacaactaaaaaatatctccagaatcccatctatgtatgatacatcaaagtatataagtacattctactgtcatgtataactaattaaaacaaataaaaaaatatttccagacAATTCCAAATGTCTCCTAGGGAGCAAAATTACAGTTGAGAGGCATTGGTGATAATGGGACAGAACTGATGGGAGTTGGAAGTGGGGGTTGGGGAGAGTAAGAGAAGTGACATTTGGGATGGGAGACAAgaatggatctgagatattaaggAGGAAGAATAGAGAAATCTCTGGGACTGGCAAATTGTGGGGGCTGGGGGAAAAGAAGGAGTCAGCCAGTACTCTGGTTTGGGCAACTGGAATGATTGTGACActtttctgaaaaaataaataaataaaaaaataaaagaggaagaaATATGCAAGAAGAAGAGTTGAGTTTCAGACCTGTAGTTTTTGATTCAACTTGGGCATTCACCAAGAAGTGGGTTCAAAGACCTGTTGTCCAGGAGCAAGTTCAGAACTAAGAGTGGatttggatggcagcagcttaggAATTGACATCAGAAGAGAAAATATGTCTTTTTTTAAGGAGGGATCATTCATTTGCTGGAGAAAAGGATGAATTGGATCATTAAAAGGCAACCTAATTCCTCTACATTCCAACAAGGTTGAGTAAGATGAAGTAAGGTTAAAAAACACTAGAAAAGCCTCAAACCCAATTCTTAAAAACATTTCATTATGTTTTATCCcttctgtggtgctgggaatagaatcagggccctgcacatgatatacaagtgttctaccactgagctatacccccaggccCCCATTTGAGTTTACTGAGTGCTATTAACCATGACATGAAAAATTCATGTCAtgaattttttttagaaattcacAGCTTTTGAAATCTGCTTTTCTCTCCAACTGATTAGTATGAAAGTTTTCAAACATTCAGAAAAGTTAAAGGAATTTCATATATCTACCATATAAATTATACTCTTAACATTAATATATTTGCTTTATCATATACTTGTTCATGTACCCattaaagcattttatttttttcattaaagcattttatttttcatgaatttttcatgaattttAGCGTAAATTACAAAGATTAGGATACTTAACTATACAATATACATATTATGAACCAGATTTCAATATTTGTTTAAAGTTTATCAACCTAtttctgttgattttatttatttatgtatttcattcattcattattttttatgtgttggGGGATCTAAGCTAGGGCTTTGTGCGTGCTAAgcatattctctaccactgagctacacatcaGTTCACTAATTGTTTGTTTAAAATCCTTATCCAGTGGAgtacacatgcctgaaatcctagAGACTCCAAAAGCAGAatcagaaagattgcaagtttaaggaaagcctgggaaacttagcaagactatatctccaataaaaatttttattaaaggGTTGGGGACTTACCTCAGGGGTAgaatgttcctgggttcaatctccagtacaacaaaaatcaatcaatcaatcaaataataataataataaagtctaTATTAAATTCTCTATGTTGAAAACCAGCTAGCACTGCTTCTTCTTTTATGTGAAGTTTCGGTGACCTTTTTTGGATGCTAATAGTTTAATTTTTATCAACAATTACGAAGTGCTATTATCTTTGAATGTAGGAGCTGGTCatatttgtctttcttttctgtttccttGTCACCTAGGATGTAGCTGGGCATAAGGTGAGATCTCTAATTTTCTGTTAAATGTAATTTTACAATCACAAATCAATctatcttctttccttccttccttttttttttttcttttttccctttttggtggtactggggatcgaacccaggcatgCACTCTACTGCTTAGATATGTCACCAGCCCTGATGCTCTTTCTTGGTCAGATGAACTTAAATTTGGGCCTTGtcacaggcattctgggattactaaatagCTACTAAATATAAACAAATGTTTTGGCAAAACATCCAGGTTTTTCTTTGTGATACTTTTACCATCCCTCCAAAAAGTAAACAATGTGGTGTTGTTTGTTCTAAAAAAAATTGGGACTTAAATTTGTGGGCTCAAATATTGCGTTTCCTCCTGAGAACTTTGACAAATCTCACAGTTTGTCTGATCTTATGCATTAATTATTATTGGGTTAAGAATACCTACCTACATTTGATACCCACAGCTGTAATTTTCAAATGAGTCTTTGCATGTAATAGAACTTTGTCAACTGTGATCTGCAGCCCAACTCCCGCCTTTTGTCTCACATTCAaaggatgtgaaaaaaaaaaaaaaaaagaatcagcagCCTTCTCACTATCTCCCTTCCTCCCATTCTCTATTCTTCCCTGCCTTTTGTCTTCTTAACTTCTAGAACACATCACAGAAGAAAATAGTAAGGGAACAAATAATTTAGAATCAAAGATGATCTGTTAAAGAAAgagcaaaaaaataaagattcctAAGTACTTTGGCAAAGAAGTAGAAAATTCTAATATCTACAGGCAAATTGTGCCCTCTGGGAAGCCTGTATTCTAGAAAAAAGAAGAGAGCAGTCTTGTGAAAGAGGTGAAACAAAGGCTTTTCAAGTATTCCGGAATTGCTTGCAGACTGGAATATTACCCTGGCAAAGTTATTAAAGTTGATTTCTCCAAACCATTTGCTCAAAAGGGCCAGCTAAGGACAACTGGCTACCTGCCCTGaagttacatttattttttaagattataGTTTGAAAATGGATAGTACTAATTGATGTATATGcttttccatctttctttttctttataaagaTGTTAAAggagagactttaaaaaatgttGGTTCATACTATGCAAGAAAAGACTATATATTTGCTTGCTGCATTTAAAATGGATCATAGAACACGTTCTACTTTTCCCTCCTCTGTGTTTACTAGTCCATATTTTCAAAGTAGTTAACATAGAACTTCTAACTTAAATACTTGTAACATTATTGATTAATGACACTTTAATCTCAGTTTACTGCTTGGAACTTCTTTCACTACCAAtggtgttttaaaatattttaaaacaaagttaGCCAACTGTAGTAAGTAATTAAAGTAATGACAAATTTACAATGAGGAAAAGTTTTTATACTAATATTGAGGCCAGAATATTAAGAAGTCCTGGTACAGAACAaagtgtacctgggactacttgcTTGGGAAAATGGTGGTTTATATAGTAATATCTAATTTCACATATTTATTCCAAGGGTGTTTCCTTTTCGTCTTTTTCCTTTTGGTAGGCGGACCACAATAGTGACATGTTTAATATTGATGAGATTGACCTCCTGGGAGTTATTGTATATGTACCCTTTTGGAATACAAATGCTGTTTAATTTATATGGTAAACATAGAATTTTGGAGATTAGCATTTTAATCAGCTCTAATCTCAGTATTTCCTGCTTCACCCACCTCTTCTTTGTCTAAAGCAGTTCGAAATGCCAACTTTGGAAATGACAGCTAATGTCCTGTTCTGGACAAGTTCTGCATAAAACATATGTGCAGCATCATGTGTAGTAACCTTTCCTAAGCCATATGCTCGAGCACATTAAAGTGTTCAAGGAGATAATCAATTATTCAAAAAACAGCaatccattcattcagcaaatatttacttaAGATCCATATAGAAGCAGGCAGATTTAGTTTAAGGGTTGTGTGACAGAGATATTATGGTACCTTTAAATTGGAACTGGGCTTCCGTTTTTTCCTGTgtgaaattttcttcttttctatttaacttttttttcattGCAGGTTCGAGAGCTTTGAAGTTCGTGTGTATGTTCCAATCCACGAGCTATTCGAAGGGGTGGGGGGCGGCAAAGCATCCTGTAAGCACGGTGGAAATCAAAGTCCTCAGGATAGAGGAAACGTTTTTCGCGCTCGGGTTCAGCGATGAGCCAAGAGGGGGCCAAGGGGGCGGCAGCAGCGGGCGGGGAGCCAGGCCCAAGCTGCGTCCCGCACAGCCATTGGCGGGCGCCGTGCGCTGTACTGAGCATGTTCGCGCCCAGCCAGCCCCGGCCGCAACCGCAGCGAAGGCAGCCACCCGAGCTGCCGCGCATTATGCAAAGCCGCAGCAGATGTCAGCGGGGCCAGCCGGGGGCTTGTTGGCCTCTTCTCCCAGCGGCTCGCCCAGCTGCCTAACGTGCTCTGAAGACTCCCCTGGCCTGGCCCAGGAGCCGAGAAGGGCCGAAATGGCCTGAGTACCCAAGGTGCAGCGGCACAGCGGCGGCATTGCAACATGGGGAACCAGGATGGGAAGCTGAAGAGGAGCGCAGGTGATGCCTTACACGAAGGCGGTGGTTGCGGCGCCGAGGATGCTGTGGGGCCCAGGGATGTGGAAGCTACAAAGAAGGGAAGCGGGAGCAAGAAGGCTCTGGGCAAGCACAGCAAGGGAGGAGGGGGCAGCGGCGGGGAACCCGGCAAAAAGAAGAACAAGTCGGACTCCAGACCCTCCGTGTTTTCCAACCTGCGGATTAGGAAGAACCTCTCCAAAGGGAAAGGTTCTGGCGGCTCCCGGGAGGATGTGTTGGACTCTCAGGCCCTGCAGACCGGGGAGCTGGACAGCGCTCATTCCCTGGTCACCAAGACCCCGGACCTCAGCCTGTCTGCTGATGAGACGGGCCTGTCGGATACTGAGTGTGCGGACCCTTTTGAGATAACCCTTCCAGGTGGTCCTAGGCCTGCAGAGGCTGGGTTAGGGGTCCAGGCGGTCGCCGAGGATTTGGAAACTGTGGTAGGGGCGCAGGATGGACAAAGGACCAGTTCGGGCTCGGACACAGACATCTATAGCTTCCATTCGGCGGCGGAGCAAGAGGATTTGCTCTCAGACATTCAGCAGGCGATtcgcctgcagcagcagcagcagcagcaacagcagcagcagcagctccagAACTCCGAGGAGCCTGCAGCGCCCCCCGCTGCCGCCTTCCCTCAACCCGGGGCCTTCCTGGGCCTCCAAGGGTTTCTGCTGGGACCGAGCGGAGGGGCTGAGGAGGCCCGAGGCAGTCCCGACACAGAGCAGGCACAATCCGCGCTCTCTGACCTTCCTGAAAGCCAGACCACCAAGTCCCGGGTGCCAGAGCAGCCGCCATCCCCCAAGGACCTCCTTGCCTCGGAGGCGCCCAGCTTACCGCCGGCCCAGTCTGCAGCAGCAGACTCGCCTTCCTCCACCGCCTTCCCATTTCCCGAGGCCAGGACGGAGGAGGGCGCAGTACCAGCCTCCGTAAGAGAAGCTGAAGACACAGACGAGGAAGCAGAGGAGGATGCTTTTGAGGATGCTCCCCGAGGCTCTCCAGGGGAAGAGTGGGGCCCAGAGGTGGGAGAGGTCACGCAGAGtctggatgaagagcctgaggAGCAGATGCACGGGCCCAGGGTCCCCGCAGCAGCCACCTCTCTGCCCGGTAGCCCCGCGCCCAGCCCGCGCTGCTTCAAGCCCTACCCACTCATTACCCCCTGTTACATCAAGACCACCACCCGGCAGCTCAGCTCACCCAATCACTCCCCGTCTCAGTCCCCTAGCCAGAGCCCCAGGATTAAGAGACGACTGGAGCCCTCCTTGAGCCGGGGCCCCAGAACCGCCCTGGTCTCAGCAGTCGCCCCAGCCAAGAAGCACCGGACCGAAGGCAGCCTCGCAGGCGGCCTCAGCCGCTCAGCCGACTGGACTCAGGAGCTGGGTGCCGGTACCCCGGCGGCAGGAGGCTCTGCGCACCTTCTGGAGCCTGGCGCAGCTGCAAACAGTAGCGGTGGCCTGTCCCCTGCTCTGGCAGGCAAGGTGTCTGGAGCTCCGGGGACTGCGGATGGCTTTCAGAACGTGTTCACAGGTGAGCGTGCCTTGCTGCTAGTCTCCAGGTGGCAGGTCGCCTGCCAATCAGGGCCTTACCCTGTGACCCGCCCTCCCCAGTTCTGAAAGGCCCTGGCCTGCTAGTCTCTTCCTAGTGAATCCTTTTCAACCCTGCTCATCCCTCAGTGATTGCCTTGGATATATACTTgttggttttttattttattttatttcagggTGGCGACGGGAACAATTTAGTTGTGTCTGACCTAAATCAACTCAGGAAAGGGCATCTCTACTCAGTTCTCCCAAATATCTGCTCTTTCCTAACGTTCAGAACCCCAGTAGGCAGATAAATTCCTTTTGTGTCATATTTTTCTTCTTCGTTCCCAAAGCATTAAAAGAACAacttttttcatggtctttctcaaGGGTCAGTATTGGAGGCACAAAACATTTGTTCCAGTACTTTCCAAAGGTGATCTCTGACTGCTCTAGTACCCACACacctacatatatatgtaatat contains:
- the Fmn2 gene encoding formin-2, which gives rise to MGNQDGKLKRSAGDALHEGGGCGAEDAVGPRDVEATKKGSGSKKALGKHSKGGGGSGGEPGKKKNKSDSRPSVFSNLRIRKNLSKGKGSGGSREDVLDSQALQTGELDSAHSLVTKTPDLSLSADETGLSDTECADPFEITLPGGPRPAEAGLGVQAVAEDLETVVGAQDGQRTSSGSDTDIYSFHSAAEQEDLLSDIQQAIRLQQQQQQQQQQQQLQNSEEPAAPPAAAFPQPGAFLGLQGFLLGPSGGAEEARGSPDTEQAQSALSDLPESQTTKSRVPEQPPSPKDLLASEAPSLPPAQSAAADSPSSTAFPFPEARTEEGAVPASVREAEDTDEEAEEDAFEDAPRGSPGEEWGPEVGEVTQSLDEEPEEQMHGPRVPAAATSLPGSPAPSPRCFKPYPLITPCYIKTTTRQLSSPNHSPSQSPSQSPRIKRRLEPSLSRGPRTALVSAVAPAKKHRTEGSLAGGLSRSADWTQELGAGTPAAGGSAHLLEPGAAANSSGGLSPALAGKVSGAPGTADGFQNVFTGRTLLEKLFSQQENGPPEEAEKFCSRIIAMGLLLPFSDCFREPCNQNAQSSSAPFDQDQLYTWAAVSQPTHSLDYTEGQFPRRVPSMWPPSRPPDEEHRPKDAETESQSAILETSEKSSDAAQQVVKLLSNKRSQAVGILMSSLHLDMKDIQHAVVNLDNSVVDLETLQALYENRAQSDELEKIEKHGRSSKDKENAKSLDKPEQFLYELSLIPNFSERVFCILFQSTFSESICSIRRKLELLQKLCETLKNGPGVMQVLGLVLAFGNYMNGGNKTRGQADGFGLDILPKLKDVKSSDNSRSLLSYIVSYYLRNFDEDAGKEQCVFPLPEPQDLFQASQMKFEDFQKDLRKLKKDLKAKIDQEAEETSLTETHKCFLETTAYFFMKPKLGEKEVSPNVFFSIWHEFSSDFKDFWKKENKLILQERVKEAEEVCRQKKGKSLYKIKPRHDSGIKAKISMKT